A region of Poecile atricapillus isolate bPoeAtr1 chromosome 24, bPoeAtr1.hap1, whole genome shotgun sequence DNA encodes the following proteins:
- the GRHL3 gene encoding grainyhead-like protein 3 homolog isoform X1 translates to MSNELDFRSVRLMKNDTMNFQKFPYTSEDEAWKSYLENPLTAATKAMMRVNGDDDSVAALSLLYDYYMVPKEKRILPAGMMGRNDLAKSRHCHGMDYEPEIPSFDGSAHLMKLLSENVSMAQEFCEPPKKNGLSLEGVPAPHKAALLPPGTSKLETTPENFLVAPGDVYDSSSLNSLFESLPMAPAQQRWQPDSTFKEDPQETLLFSDILKPQPEPPCPESFPTDGVKSDFEYTLGSPKAIHIKSGDSPMAYLNKGQFYPITLRTAGDSKCLHLSSNKVKSVVMIVFDNEKIPTEQLKFWKHWHSRQPTAKQRVIDVADCKENFNTVQNIEELAYNALSFVWNIHEEAKVFIGVNCLSTDFSSQKGVKGVPLNLQIDTYDCGSGSSQLVHRAVCQIKIFCDKGAERKMRDDERKQFRRKGKCLDSNNNGLKGCLLSGFRGNEITFLRPESDLETQPVLFIPNVHFSTPQRCGSVLPPAVPSSANRLPLKRSGASFTDDFEPIPPKHSKDEDPQRVLLYVRREAEEVFDALMLKTPDLQGLRTAISEKYGLPEESIYKVYKKCKRGILVNMDNNIIQHYSNHMAFLLDMVEAENKFQIILKEL, encoded by the exons TTTTAGATCCGTGCGTCTGATGAAGAATGACACCATGAACTTCCAGAAATTCCCCTACACCAGCGAAGATGAAGCCTGGAAAAGCTACCTGGAGAACCCCCTGACTGCAGCCACCAAGGCCATGATGAGGGTGAACGGGGACGACGACAGCGTGGCCGCCCTCAGCCTCCTCTACGACTACTACATG GTCCCGAAGGAGAAGAGGATTCTCCCGGCTGGGATGATGGGACGCAATGACCTGGCAAAGAG CAGGCACTGCCACGGGATGGATTATGAGCCTGAGATCCCCTCCTTCGATGGCTCAGCCCATCTCATGAAGCTCCTGTCAGAAAACGTCTCCATGGCCCAGGAGTTCTGCGAGCCCCCCAAGAAGAATGGCCTGAGTCTcgaaggtgtccctgctcctcacaaggcagccctgctccctccagGCACCAGCAAGCTGGAAACCACCCCAGAAAACTTCCTGGTGGCCCCGGGGGACGTGTACGACAGCAGCTCCCTGAACTCGCTGTTCGAGAGCCTGCCCATGGCCCCCGCGCAGCAGCGCTGGCAGCCAGACAGCACCTTCAAGGAGGATCCCCAGGAG ACGCTGCTCTTCAGTGACATCCTCAAACCCCAGCCAGAGCCACCCTGCCCCGAGAGCTTCCCCACGGACGGAGTGAAGAG TGACTTTGAATACACTCTGGGGTCACCCAAAGCCATTCACATCAAATCTGGGGACTCTCCCATGGCCTACCTCAACAAAGGACAGTTCTACCCCATCACACTGCGGACAGCTGGAGACAGCAAATGTTTGCACTTGTCCTCAAATAAAGTGAAG AGCGTGGTGATGATCGTGTTTGACAATGAGAAGATCCCCACGGAGCAGCTGAAGTTCTGGAAGCACTGGCACTCCCGGCAGCCCACGGCCAAGCAGAGGGTCATCGACGTGG CTGACTGCAAGGAGAACTTCAACACGGTGCAGAACATCGAGGAGCTGGCCTACAACGCCCTGTCCTTCGTGTGGAACATCCACGAGGAAGCCAAG GTGTTTATTGGGGTGAACTGCCTGAGCACAGACTTCTCCTCGCAGAAGGGAGTGAAGGGTGTCCCCCTGAACCTGCAGATCGACACCTACGACtgtggcagtggcagcagccagctggTGCACAGGGCTGTCTGCCAGATCAAGATCTTCTGTGACAAG ggagcagagaggaaaatgagGGATGATGAAAGGAAACAGTTCcgaaggaaaggaaaatgcctGGACTCCAACAACAATG GTCTGAAAGGCTGTTTGCTCTCTGGCTTCAGAGGGAATGAGATCACGTTCCTGCGGCCCGAGAGCGACCTGGAGACGCAGCCGGTGCTGTTCATCCCCAACGTGCACTTCTCCACCCCGCAGAGGTGTGGCTCG GTGCTCCCTCCCgctgttcccagctctgcaaacaG GCTGCCCCTGAAGCGCAGCGGTGCCTCCTTCACCGACGACTTCGAGCCCATCCCTCCGAAGCACAGCAAGGATGAAGATCCCCAGAGAG TGCTGCTCTACGTGCGCAGGGAGGCCGAGGAGGTGTTTGATGCTCTCATGTTGAAGACCCCGGACCTGCAGGGCCTCAGGACAGCT atttcagaaaaatatgggCTTCCTGAAGAAAGCATTTATAAAGTCTACAAAAAGTGCAAAAGAGG
- the GRHL3 gene encoding grainyhead-like protein 3 homolog isoform X2, translating to MSNELDFRSVRLMKNDTMNFQKFPYTSEDEAWKSYLENPLTAATKAMMRVNGDDDSVAALSLLYDYYMVPKEKRILPAGMMGRNDLAKRHCHGMDYEPEIPSFDGSAHLMKLLSENVSMAQEFCEPPKKNGLSLEGVPAPHKAALLPPGTSKLETTPENFLVAPGDVYDSSSLNSLFESLPMAPAQQRWQPDSTFKEDPQETLLFSDILKPQPEPPCPESFPTDGVKSDFEYTLGSPKAIHIKSGDSPMAYLNKGQFYPITLRTAGDSKCLHLSSNKVKSVVMIVFDNEKIPTEQLKFWKHWHSRQPTAKQRVIDVADCKENFNTVQNIEELAYNALSFVWNIHEEAKVFIGVNCLSTDFSSQKGVKGVPLNLQIDTYDCGSGSSQLVHRAVCQIKIFCDKGAERKMRDDERKQFRRKGKCLDSNNNGLKGCLLSGFRGNEITFLRPESDLETQPVLFIPNVHFSTPQRCGSVLPPAVPSSANRLPLKRSGASFTDDFEPIPPKHSKDEDPQRVLLYVRREAEEVFDALMLKTPDLQGLRTAISEKYGLPEESIYKVYKKCKRGILVNMDNNIIQHYSNHMAFLLDMVEAENKFQIILKEL from the exons TTTTAGATCCGTGCGTCTGATGAAGAATGACACCATGAACTTCCAGAAATTCCCCTACACCAGCGAAGATGAAGCCTGGAAAAGCTACCTGGAGAACCCCCTGACTGCAGCCACCAAGGCCATGATGAGGGTGAACGGGGACGACGACAGCGTGGCCGCCCTCAGCCTCCTCTACGACTACTACATG GTCCCGAAGGAGAAGAGGATTCTCCCGGCTGGGATGATGGGACGCAATGACCTGGCAAAGAG GCACTGCCACGGGATGGATTATGAGCCTGAGATCCCCTCCTTCGATGGCTCAGCCCATCTCATGAAGCTCCTGTCAGAAAACGTCTCCATGGCCCAGGAGTTCTGCGAGCCCCCCAAGAAGAATGGCCTGAGTCTcgaaggtgtccctgctcctcacaaggcagccctgctccctccagGCACCAGCAAGCTGGAAACCACCCCAGAAAACTTCCTGGTGGCCCCGGGGGACGTGTACGACAGCAGCTCCCTGAACTCGCTGTTCGAGAGCCTGCCCATGGCCCCCGCGCAGCAGCGCTGGCAGCCAGACAGCACCTTCAAGGAGGATCCCCAGGAG ACGCTGCTCTTCAGTGACATCCTCAAACCCCAGCCAGAGCCACCCTGCCCCGAGAGCTTCCCCACGGACGGAGTGAAGAG TGACTTTGAATACACTCTGGGGTCACCCAAAGCCATTCACATCAAATCTGGGGACTCTCCCATGGCCTACCTCAACAAAGGACAGTTCTACCCCATCACACTGCGGACAGCTGGAGACAGCAAATGTTTGCACTTGTCCTCAAATAAAGTGAAG AGCGTGGTGATGATCGTGTTTGACAATGAGAAGATCCCCACGGAGCAGCTGAAGTTCTGGAAGCACTGGCACTCCCGGCAGCCCACGGCCAAGCAGAGGGTCATCGACGTGG CTGACTGCAAGGAGAACTTCAACACGGTGCAGAACATCGAGGAGCTGGCCTACAACGCCCTGTCCTTCGTGTGGAACATCCACGAGGAAGCCAAG GTGTTTATTGGGGTGAACTGCCTGAGCACAGACTTCTCCTCGCAGAAGGGAGTGAAGGGTGTCCCCCTGAACCTGCAGATCGACACCTACGACtgtggcagtggcagcagccagctggTGCACAGGGCTGTCTGCCAGATCAAGATCTTCTGTGACAAG ggagcagagaggaaaatgagGGATGATGAAAGGAAACAGTTCcgaaggaaaggaaaatgcctGGACTCCAACAACAATG GTCTGAAAGGCTGTTTGCTCTCTGGCTTCAGAGGGAATGAGATCACGTTCCTGCGGCCCGAGAGCGACCTGGAGACGCAGCCGGTGCTGTTCATCCCCAACGTGCACTTCTCCACCCCGCAGAGGTGTGGCTCG GTGCTCCCTCCCgctgttcccagctctgcaaacaG GCTGCCCCTGAAGCGCAGCGGTGCCTCCTTCACCGACGACTTCGAGCCCATCCCTCCGAAGCACAGCAAGGATGAAGATCCCCAGAGAG TGCTGCTCTACGTGCGCAGGGAGGCCGAGGAGGTGTTTGATGCTCTCATGTTGAAGACCCCGGACCTGCAGGGCCTCAGGACAGCT atttcagaaaaatatgggCTTCCTGAAGAAAGCATTTATAAAGTCTACAAAAAGTGCAAAAGAGG